One region of Opitutales bacterium genomic DNA includes:
- a CDS encoding glycosyltransferase family 9 protein: protein MLSSLFGYGWRGEPPKVGPNGPRRLLIVRADRLGDLVISTSCIQPLLEAWPETEVAFAVAEPFADIIRRRERLKVWAIGNQPAAVWEERIRAFEPSAVVFLNPHPKLESIAETARIPIRIGTSRERGARLTYWRPYNWKKQGTQHEAAYNFGLLSALGLQAPGRWLPDDFSHCTYTGDLPDAFQLIHLSSFGNKPTVSPAYWADLAEALRARYGWLPVIVGSDKHDPAIGQFLQHLPKELHKIVPVLAGKTTPAELAGLCRRACCMLSRDSGPAHLAAATGCPTLTIFLSQRPLMSPQRWHPLGTYSSVYIEPITPLPFESAHNEARRINKRLCIDSAVQIVGDMINS from the coding sequence ATGCTTTCATCTCTCTTCGGGTATGGCTGGCGTGGTGAACCACCCAAAGTGGGGCCAAACGGCCCACGTCGCCTCTTAATTGTAAGGGCCGATCGTTTGGGGGATTTGGTCATCTCCACGTCGTGTATCCAGCCGCTACTCGAGGCATGGCCTGAAACAGAAGTCGCATTTGCAGTCGCCGAACCCTTTGCAGACATCATTCGCAGGCGTGAACGCCTGAAAGTTTGGGCGATCGGTAATCAACCCGCGGCGGTTTGGGAGGAACGCATCCGCGCATTCGAGCCATCAGCAGTGGTATTCCTTAATCCCCACCCAAAGCTCGAATCAATTGCTGAGACAGCGAGGATACCCATCCGCATCGGTACGTCGCGAGAACGCGGTGCGCGCCTTACCTATTGGCGCCCCTACAATTGGAAAAAACAGGGCACACAACATGAAGCAGCCTATAATTTCGGCCTCCTCTCCGCGCTCGGCTTGCAAGCACCCGGCAGGTGGCTTCCCGACGACTTCAGTCATTGCACCTACACAGGCGATCTTCCCGACGCCTTTCAGCTCATCCACCTCAGTTCATTTGGCAACAAGCCGACCGTATCGCCTGCCTACTGGGCTGACCTCGCAGAAGCTTTGAGAGCACGCTATGGATGGTTGCCCGTCATCGTCGGATCGGACAAACACGATCCAGCAATCGGTCAATTTCTCCAGCACTTGCCCAAGGAATTGCACAAAATCGTCCCAGTCCTCGCCGGTAAAACGACTCCGGCGGAGCTCGCTGGGCTCTGTCGACGCGCCTGTTGTATGCTATCGCGCGATAGTGGCCCTGCGCACCTCGCCGCGGCGACAGGATGCCCCACCCTCACCATCTTTCTCAGCCAACGTCCTCTGATGTCTCCTCAAAGATGGCATCCGCTCGGCACATATTCGTCAGTCTATATCGAACCGATCACGCCTCTGCCCTTCGAGAGTGCACACAACGAAGCCCGCCGCATCAACAAGCGACTGTGTATCGACTCAGCAGTCCAGATCGTCGGCGACATGATCAACAGCTGA
- the leuC gene encoding 3-isopropylmalate dehydratase large subunit produces MGKSLFQKVWDAHSVKTLSNGQTQLLIGTHLIHEVTSPQAFGMLRDLGISVKMPHRTFATVDHIVPTDEPGEPYSDPLADAMIKELRKNCEENSVTFFDTDTGKQGIVHIVGPEQGITQPGTTIACGDSHTSTHGAFGAIAFGIGTSQVRDVFATQTIALSPLKVRRIEVNGELAPGVYAKDVILHIIRKLGVNGGTGFAYEYAGEVFDRFTMEERMTVCNMSIEGGARVGYVNPDQTTFDYLEGRAHSPKGAQWEAAVEGWKAIASDADATYDDVVVIDATDIAPTVTWGINPSQGIAINENIPATEDGHTQSERASIAEALEHMKFEGGSAIAGKKVDVAFIGSCTNGRLSDLEEVAKFIEGHQVASHVKAIVVPGSQVVAAIAQQKGLDKIFKAAGFEWRGAGCSMCLAMNPDKLVGDQLCASSSNRNFKGRQGSPTGRTLLMSPLMVAAAAIKGEVADARELFGILEEAVA; encoded by the coding sequence ATGGGTAAAAGCCTCTTCCAAAAAGTCTGGGACGCGCACTCCGTCAAGACCTTGTCTAACGGACAAACGCAATTGCTAATTGGTACTCACCTGATCCACGAGGTGACCAGTCCACAAGCTTTTGGGATGCTCCGCGACCTTGGTATTTCTGTGAAAATGCCACACCGCACCTTCGCCACGGTCGACCACATCGTTCCCACTGACGAACCCGGTGAACCCTACTCCGACCCATTGGCCGACGCCATGATCAAAGAGTTACGCAAGAATTGCGAAGAGAACAGCGTGACCTTCTTCGACACAGATACGGGCAAACAAGGCATCGTTCACATTGTTGGCCCTGAGCAGGGCATCACGCAACCCGGCACCACCATTGCTTGCGGAGACTCGCATACATCGACACATGGTGCCTTCGGAGCCATCGCTTTCGGTATCGGTACCAGCCAAGTGCGCGATGTATTTGCCACGCAGACTATCGCTCTCAGTCCGCTCAAAGTGCGCCGTATTGAAGTAAACGGAGAATTAGCCCCAGGTGTCTATGCCAAGGACGTTATCCTCCACATCATCCGTAAGTTGGGAGTAAACGGCGGCACTGGCTTTGCCTACGAATATGCCGGAGAGGTCTTTGATCGCTTCACCATGGAAGAGCGTATGACCGTATGCAACATGTCCATCGAGGGCGGCGCACGCGTCGGTTATGTCAATCCCGACCAAACCACTTTCGACTACCTCGAAGGACGCGCCCACTCTCCAAAGGGAGCTCAATGGGAGGCTGCTGTTGAAGGCTGGAAGGCCATCGCCTCCGACGCTGACGCAACTTACGACGACGTCGTTGTAATCGACGCGACAGACATCGCACCCACCGTCACTTGGGGCATCAATCCAAGCCAGGGTATTGCCATTAACGAAAATATCCCCGCAACGGAAGATGGTCATACCCAGAGTGAGCGCGCCTCGATCGCCGAAGCTTTGGAGCATATGAAATTTGAAGGGGGCAGTGCCATCGCCGGTAAAAAGGTCGACGTAGCCTTCATCGGTTCCTGCACCAACGGCCGCCTCTCCGATTTGGAAGAAGTCGCCAAATTTATTGAAGGGCACCAAGTCGCCAGCCACGTCAAAGCCATCGTCGTTCCCGGCTCTCAAGTCGTAGCAGCAATCGCTCAGCAAAAAGGCCTCGATAAGATCTTTAAAGCCGCCGGCTTCGAATGGCGCGGCGCTGGCTGCTCCATGTGCCTAGCGATGAACCCAGACAAACTAGTGGGTGACCAACTCTGCGCCAGCTCCTCAAATCGTAATTTCAAGGGTCGCCAAGGCAGCCCAACGGGACGCACGCTGCTCATGAGCCCACTTATGGTC